One Penaeus monodon isolate SGIC_2016 chromosome 34, NSTDA_Pmon_1, whole genome shotgun sequence DNA segment encodes these proteins:
- the LOC119594489 gene encoding E3 ubiquitin-protein ligase ZNF598-like (The sequence of the model RefSeq protein was modified relative to this genomic sequence to represent the inferred CDS: added 9 bases not found in genome assembly), with amino-acid sequence MAKVVFTRNVASFMSINTRNMLYERRYAIYFESEAVMRAYDLLMEHSCPLCKDIPPFKNFVMLKDHMRKSHELFYCELCVDHLKIFTGERRSYTRSQLAQHRRKGDTDDTSHRGHPLCEFCDARFMDNDELFRHLRRDHFFCHICDADSLNTHYYEDYSALREHFRADHYLCEEGGCQEEQFTSVFRTKLDLQAHMAQNHSSNLSKQLPDGPVRWT; translated from the exons GTGGTTTTCACACGAAATGTGGCGTCCTTCATGAGCATCAACACACGCAACATGCTGTATGAGCGCCGCTACGCCATCTATTTTGAGAGCGAGGCGGTGATGAGGGCTTATGACCTACTGATGGAGCACTCCTGCCCCCTCTGCAAGGACATCCCTCCTTTTAAGAACTTCGTCATGCTCAAGGACCACATGCGTAAGAGCCATGAACTCTTCTACTGCGAGCTTTGTGTCGACCACCTCAAG ATCTTCACAGGGGAACGTAGGTCATACACTAGGAGCCAGTTGGCCCAGCACCGGCGCAAAGGGGACACTGATGACACCAGCCATCGGGGCCATCCACTGTGCGAGTTCTGCGATGCTAGGTTCATGGACAACGATGAACTCTTCCGGCACCTGCGGCGTGACCACTTCTTCTGCCACATCTGTGATGCTGACTCACTCAATACTCATTATTATGA AGACTACAGTGCCTTGCGAGAACATTTCCGTGCAGATCATTATCTCTGTGAAGAAGGAGGATGCCAAGAAGAGCAGTTTACATCAGTATTTCGCACCAAACTTGACCTCCAAG CTCACATGGCACAGAATCATTCATCGAACCTGAGCAAGCAACTGCCCGACGGGCCCGTACGCTGGACATAG
- the LOC119594891 gene encoding E3 ubiquitin-protein ligase ZNF598-like, translating to MVYRDYSALREHFRADHYLCEEGGCQEEQFTSVFRTKLDLQAHMAQNHSSNLSKQAARQARTLDIEFTLNHRQQDSSRHEQQLPDEMDSRPPVTQHSIDINCVQDFPSLNGTGPGSGGEAGGGGGNRSMASHLAKQNRFTVRASGGRGRSVLDEEFPSLGSTSVTVSTAQATAQSPTSPTTSVHLKVNTKKAVRDGQNAGQRSSNVSIQYNRTVPAVANGPQGSGAEGESGNGGGPRIGVISHSSNITLRSKANNKAKSKGLEEDFPALSVSTKTTNAGMGSSGWGSTAAAPAPSVPASVPVNISKNMKKDFPALGPSAGAPSVAPPAKPGKKLNPKDFPSLAPNPESQTHMKNYHGRSSVTIPVSNAWTHTVDQVPKASDGNETSSSKSKKKKKGSNKSAADVTSNSSANSNQSSSNNTSNSVSNGPSKPSTKKKPVGLHNIFDDDSDEDGVTMDLSMGKLGDYQSMAPVTSSNLNMITSDMVNERKKSELKIGTLRAPPPKLDNDDAFPSLGGSFSPSPLATSTWSSPAKNTAPPGFTSKPKVPPGFSATDMTFTSSSGEKFAISPTSEAAVSTSAFTAQPTTTYTFQLPPRFELRNKRLIKTIHDECKGDEDKFDCFKMLAGQLRSGDLSGHLYYEQCREVMGKATFHKILPELLVLLPDIKKQQEVLAAYRKVDGGRGCSTVFAVCVVCQQVLSQDDYSEHMDNHDQNASDFPSLGKPTPHRFQK from the exons atggtttacaG AGACTACAGTGCCTTGCGAGAACATTTCCGTGCAGATCATTATCTCTGTGAAGAAGGAGGATGCCAAGAAGAGCAGTTTACATCAGTATTTCGCACCAAACTTGACCTCCAAG CTCACATGGCACAGAATCATTCATCGAACCTGAGCAAGCAAGCTGCCCGACAGGCCCGTACGCTGGACATAGAGTTCACGTTGAACCACCGGCAGCAAGACAGCAGCCGCCAT GAACAGCAGTTGCCTGACGAAATGGACAGCAGACCTCCTGTGACGCAACATTCCATTGATATCAACTGTGTGCAAGATTTTCCTTCCCTGAATGGCACTGGACCAGGATCAGGGGGGgaggctggagggggagggggaaataggtcTATGGCATCGCATTTAGCCAAACAGAATCGATTTACAGTAAGAGCCTCGGGTGGCAGGGGTAGGAGTGTGCTAGATGAGGAATTTCCTTCTTTAGGGTCGACAAGTGTCACAGTTAGTACAGCTCAGGCCACTGCTCAGTCCCCAACATCTCCCACCACCTCTGTGCATCTCAAAGTAAATACTAAAAAAGCTGTGAGGGATGGCCAAAATGCAGGCCAGAGGAGCAGTAATGTTTCGATACAGTATAATCGCACTGTCCCTGCTGTAGCGAATGGGCCCCAGGGTTCAGGTGCAGAAGGTGAGAGTGGCAATGGTGGAGGGCCTCGTATTGGTGTTATTTCACATAGCAGTAATATTACTCTTCGAAGCAAAGCTAATAACAAGGCCAAAAGCAAAGGGTTGGAGGAAGATTTCCCAGCTCTTTCTGTTTCTACAAAAACGACAAATGCTGGCATGGGTTCGAGTGGCTGGGggtcaacagcagcagcaccagcaccCAGTGTGCCAGCCAGTGTACCAgttaatatttccaaaaatatgaaaaaagatttTCCAGCTTTAGGGCCATCAGCTGGGGCACCTTCTGTTGCACCTCCTGCAAAACCTGGAAAGAAATTAAATCCAAAAGATTTCCCTTCCTTAGCGCCAAATCCTGAGAGTCAGACCCACATGAAAAATTATCATGGTCGTTCTAGTGTTACAATACCAGTGAGCAATGCCTGGACACATACAGTTGACCAGGTGCCCAAAGCATCAGATGGAAATGAAACTTCAAGTTccaagagtaagaagaagaaaaagggaagcaaCAAGAGTGCGGCTGATGTTACCAGCAATAGCAGTGCCAACTCAAATCAAAGTAGCAGTAATAACACATCAAATAGTGTGTCAAATGGCCCTTCGAAACCCAGCACCAAAAAGAAGCCTGTTGGTTTGCACAATATctttgatgatgacagtgatgaagaTGGAGTTACAATGGACCTAAGTATGGGGAAATTGGGTGACTATCAGTCTATGGCTCCTGTAACGTCGTCAAACCTTAACATGATCACCAGTGATATGGTCAATGAGAGGAAAAAGTCTGAATTGAAAATTGGCACCTTGCGAGCCCCCCCACCGAAgctggataatgatgatgctttCCCAAGCCTGGGGGGATCATTTTCACCATCCCCCCTGGCTACCTCTACTTGGTCATCACCAGCAAAGAACACAGCTCCACCAGGCTTCACGAGCAAGCCCAAGGTTCCACCAGGCTTCAGTGCAACAGACATGACCTTTACAAGTAGCTCTGGAGAGAAGTTTGCAATTTCTCCCACCTCTGAAGCTGCTGTGTCCACGTCAGCATTCACAGCCCAACCCACTACCACCTACACCTTCCAGCTACCACCAAGATTTGAACTCCGGAACAAGAGGCTTATCAAGACAATCCATGATGAGTGTAAAGGAGATGAGGACAAATTTGATTGCTTCAAGATGCTGGCTGGTCAACTGCGTAGTGGAGACCTCTCTGGACATTTGTATTATGAACAGTGCCGGGAAGTTATGGGCAAGGCTACTTTCCACAAGATACTCCCAGAGCTTTTGGTTCTCTTACCTGACATCAAAAAACAGCAG GAGGTGCTGGCAGCATATCGGAAAGTGGATGGGGGGCGAGGCTGTTCCactgtgtttgccgtgtgtgtagTTTGTCAGCAGGTTCTCAGCCAGGATGACTACTCTGAGCACATGGACAACCATGACCAAAATGCTTCAGACTTCCCTTCCTTAGGCAAGCCTACCCCTCACCGGTTTCAGAAGTAA